A part of Mycolicibacterium sp. TUM20985 genomic DNA contains:
- a CDS encoding cation diffusion facilitator family transporter: protein MVKAGGDSALTVIVAFAANLVIALAKSVAAVTTGSASMSAEAAHSWADTGNEVFLLIANRRSTREADERRPLGYGREAYVWALLAALGLFVVGAAVSIWRGVTELLHGAEGAADYRVAYIVLAVAFVLEGTSLAQAVRQLRRDAKKFDSEVLQYAYETSDPTVRAVFAEDSAALIGIAIAFLGILLHELTGDVVWDAIGSILVGVLLAVVAVVLINRNRIFLTGEAGPPRLQKALREHLEGFPEVASVRFLRPEFIGPKQIFVIASVDLVGDSVESSLAKTLRMLEHRFEDDVPEIREAVLTISEPDD from the coding sequence GTGGTGAAGGCCGGAGGTGACAGCGCCCTCACCGTCATCGTCGCATTCGCCGCCAATCTCGTGATAGCGCTGGCCAAGTCGGTTGCTGCCGTAACCACCGGGTCGGCGTCGATGAGTGCCGAGGCCGCTCACTCCTGGGCCGACACCGGCAATGAGGTGTTCCTCCTGATCGCGAATCGACGCAGTACCCGCGAAGCCGACGAGCGACGGCCCTTGGGTTACGGTCGCGAGGCGTACGTCTGGGCGCTGCTCGCCGCGCTCGGCCTGTTCGTCGTCGGGGCGGCGGTGTCCATCTGGCGGGGAGTCACCGAACTGCTCCACGGCGCTGAGGGCGCCGCGGACTACCGGGTTGCTTACATCGTGCTGGCCGTGGCGTTCGTCCTCGAGGGCACCTCGCTCGCTCAGGCCGTGCGTCAATTGCGGCGCGACGCAAAGAAATTCGATAGCGAGGTCCTGCAGTATGCCTACGAGACCTCGGACCCCACGGTGCGCGCGGTGTTCGCCGAGGACAGTGCGGCACTGATCGGCATCGCGATCGCGTTCCTGGGCATCCTGCTGCACGAGCTCACCGGGGACGTGGTGTGGGACGCCATCGGATCCATTCTGGTGGGTGTCCTGCTCGCAGTGGTGGCCGTCGTCCTCATCAACCGCAACCGCATCTTCCTCACTGGCGAAGCCGGCCCGCCGCGTCTGCAGAAGGCCCTGCGCGAGCATCTCGAAGGCTTCCCAGAAGTCGCGTCGGTCCGCTTCCTGCGCCCCGAATTCATCGGCCCTAAGCAGATCTTCGTGATCGCGAGTGTCGACCTGGTCGGAGACAGCGTCGAGTCGTCGCTCGCCAAGACCCTACGAATGCTCGAGCACCGCTTCGAGGATGACGTGCCCGAGATCCGCGAGGCCGTGCTCACGATCTCCGAGCCCGACGACTAA
- a CDS encoding UBP-type zinc finger domain-containing protein, whose translation MTSAVNPAIPPSGTGCVECTAADGWWVHLRRCTACGHIGCCDDSLARHASAHWRETGHPIIRSFEPGEDWFWNYDSNQYYDGPELAPPECHPVDQSAPGPGERVPKDWMAQLQRRGD comes from the coding sequence ATGACGAGTGCAGTGAATCCGGCGATCCCACCGAGCGGAACGGGGTGCGTCGAGTGCACTGCCGCCGACGGGTGGTGGGTCCATCTGCGCCGCTGTACGGCGTGCGGACACATCGGTTGTTGTGACGACTCGCTGGCCCGCCATGCCTCCGCGCACTGGCGCGAGACGGGGCACCCGATCATCCGCTCGTTCGAGCCGGGCGAGGACTGGTTCTGGAACTACGACTCCAACCAGTACTACGACGGACCGGAGCTCGCGCCACCGGAGTGCCACCCGGTGGACCAGAGCGCGCCGGGCCCCGGTGAGCGCGTACCCAAGGACTGGATGGCTCAGCTGCAGCGTCGAGGGGACTGA
- the zwf gene encoding glucose-6-phosphate dehydrogenase, giving the protein MTTETPQTIAHPGTGSRPNRRDEETLAPHVIVLFGATGDLAKRKLLPGMAYLVQSSLAPKIRVVGTSLEDLTDDEFRALTKQAVEAFGTHKLTDEQWAHFASRISYVPQGGGPAALAAAVADAESDLGPEVRRLHYLSVPPKAARAVITMLKEANLVDRSRVVMEKPFGTDLESAIELNDFVHETFRERQIFRIDHFLGKEAAQNILAFRFANGLFEPIWNRNFIDHIQIDIPETLGLDQRANFYESTGAYKDMVVTHLLQVMAFVVMEPPTALEPRAISEEKNKVFRSMLPINPNDVVRGQYTGYRSEDGVPRDSDTETFIAMKVGIDNWRWAGVPIYLRTGKKMAEGMRIISIAFREAPRTMFPAGSGVGSQGPDHLTFDLADASKVSLSFYGKRPGPGMKLDKMSMQFSTQETDSRGDVLEAYERLILDAMRGDHTLFTTAEGIESLWERSAQLLDDPPPVKSYQPGTWGPNAIHQLVAPSAWRLPFERVWREKK; this is encoded by the coding sequence GTGACCACCGAGACGCCGCAAACCATCGCTCATCCGGGAACCGGCTCGCGCCCCAATCGCCGCGACGAGGAGACGCTCGCACCACACGTCATCGTGCTGTTCGGCGCGACCGGTGACCTGGCCAAGCGCAAGCTGTTGCCGGGGATGGCCTATCTGGTCCAGTCGTCGCTGGCGCCCAAGATCCGGGTCGTCGGGACGTCGTTGGAGGATCTCACCGACGACGAGTTCCGTGCGCTGACGAAGCAGGCCGTCGAGGCGTTCGGCACGCACAAGCTCACCGATGAGCAATGGGCGCACTTCGCCAGCCGCATCTCCTACGTTCCACAGGGCGGTGGACCGGCGGCGCTGGCCGCGGCGGTGGCCGACGCCGAAAGCGACTTGGGACCGGAAGTTCGCCGGCTGCATTATCTTTCGGTACCGCCCAAGGCTGCGCGTGCCGTGATCACAATGCTCAAGGAAGCCAACCTGGTCGACCGGTCGCGGGTCGTGATGGAGAAGCCGTTCGGCACCGATCTGGAAAGCGCCATCGAGCTGAACGACTTCGTGCACGAGACGTTTCGCGAGCGACAGATCTTCCGCATCGACCACTTCCTCGGCAAGGAGGCGGCGCAGAACATCCTCGCCTTCCGGTTCGCCAACGGCCTATTCGAGCCGATCTGGAACCGCAACTTCATCGACCACATCCAGATCGACATCCCCGAGACGCTCGGCCTCGACCAGCGGGCCAACTTCTACGAGAGCACGGGCGCCTACAAGGACATGGTCGTCACGCATCTGCTGCAGGTGATGGCGTTCGTGGTGATGGAGCCGCCGACGGCGTTGGAGCCGCGGGCCATCAGCGAGGAGAAGAACAAGGTGTTCCGCTCGATGCTGCCGATCAACCCCAACGACGTCGTCCGCGGCCAGTACACGGGATACCGCTCCGAGGACGGCGTTCCGCGCGACTCCGACACCGAGACGTTCATCGCGATGAAGGTCGGCATCGACAATTGGCGGTGGGCCGGGGTGCCCATCTACCTGCGCACCGGCAAGAAGATGGCCGAGGGCATGCGGATCATCTCGATCGCCTTCCGGGAAGCGCCGCGCACGATGTTCCCGGCGGGCTCGGGCGTCGGCTCCCAGGGGCCCGACCACCTGACGTTCGACCTTGCCGACGCATCCAAGGTGTCACTGTCCTTCTACGGCAAGCGGCCGGGCCCCGGCATGAAGCTCGACAAGATGTCGATGCAGTTCTCCACCCAGGAGACCGACTCACGGGGCGACGTGCTCGAGGCCTACGAGCGGCTGATCCTCGACGCGATGCGGGGTGACCACACCCTGTTCACGACGGCCGAGGGCATCGAATCACTATGGGAACGTTCGGCTCAACTGTTGGACGACCCCCCGCCGGTGAAGTCGTATCAGCCGGGAACGTGGGGCCCCAACGCAATCCACCAACTGGTCGCGCCCAGCGCCTGGCGGTTGCCGTTCGAACGGGTGTGGCGCGAGAAGAAGTAG
- a CDS encoding SRPBCC family protein — translation MATSDSREVVIDATPEEILDVIADVETAPEWSSQHQGAEILETDENGRPRKVRMKLKTMGISDEMVVEYTWSDLGASWKLLSSSQLKTQDASYTLTPDGAKTKVKFDITIDPSVPIPGFVLKRAMKGGLESATDGLRKQVIKVKKG, via the coding sequence ATGGCAACCAGTGATTCGCGTGAAGTGGTCATCGACGCAACCCCCGAGGAAATCCTCGACGTCATCGCCGACGTCGAGACCGCGCCTGAGTGGTCGTCGCAGCACCAAGGTGCCGAGATCCTCGAGACCGACGAGAACGGCAGGCCGCGCAAGGTCAGGATGAAGCTTAAGACCATGGGGATCTCCGATGAAATGGTCGTGGAGTACACCTGGAGCGACCTCGGCGCCAGCTGGAAGCTGCTCAGTTCGAGCCAGCTGAAGACGCAGGACGCCAGCTACACGCTGACGCCCGATGGGGCGAAGACCAAGGTCAAGTTCGACATCACCATCGACCCGTCGGTGCCCATCCCGGGCTTCGTGCTGAAGCGAGCGATGAAGGGCGGCCTCGAATCGGCAACCGATGGGCTGCGCAAACAGGTCATCAAGGTCAAGAAGGGGTGA
- a CDS encoding CaiB/BaiF CoA transferase family protein — MNGGPLTGVRVIELGGIGPGPHTGMMLADLGADVVRVRRPDPGERSDRGSRPLKMPAEDVDLLHRGKRIIDLDVKGDPQLLLELVAKADVLLDCFRPGTCERLGIGPDDCAAVNPRLIFARITGWGQDGPLATTAGHDINYLSQTGALSAIGYRDRPPVAPLNLVADFGGGSMFALVGIVAALYERERSGRGQVIDAAMVDGVSILAQVMWTMKATGSLKDRRESFMLDGGAPFYRVYECSEGGYMAVGAIEPQFFAQLLAGLGLSSDEVPNQFDTGRYDEMRSLFTERFARKTREKWTAVFAGTDACVTPVLTWREASVAEHLVARSTIVTQDGVDQAAPAPRFSRTPSGPLGRPPSDTTALADLGW, encoded by the coding sequence GTGAACGGCGGACCCCTGACTGGCGTCAGGGTGATCGAACTCGGCGGCATCGGGCCGGGTCCGCACACCGGGATGATGCTGGCCGATCTGGGGGCCGACGTGGTCCGCGTCCGGCGGCCCGACCCCGGCGAGCGAAGCGACAGGGGGAGCAGGCCTCTAAAGATGCCCGCCGAGGACGTCGACCTCCTCCATCGCGGCAAACGCATCATCGACCTCGACGTCAAGGGCGACCCGCAGTTGCTGCTGGAGCTCGTCGCCAAGGCCGACGTGTTGCTCGACTGCTTCCGGCCCGGGACGTGCGAACGGTTGGGCATCGGCCCCGACGACTGCGCGGCCGTCAACCCGCGGCTGATCTTCGCGCGCATCACCGGCTGGGGTCAGGACGGTCCGCTCGCCACGACGGCCGGCCATGACATCAACTACCTCTCGCAGACCGGTGCGCTGAGCGCCATCGGTTACCGCGACCGACCGCCCGTGGCGCCGCTGAACCTGGTGGCGGACTTCGGTGGCGGGTCCATGTTCGCGTTGGTCGGCATCGTCGCAGCCCTCTACGAACGGGAACGCTCGGGCAGGGGGCAGGTGATCGACGCCGCGATGGTCGACGGCGTCAGCATCCTCGCGCAGGTGATGTGGACGATGAAGGCGACGGGGTCGCTGAAGGACCGGCGCGAATCGTTCATGCTCGATGGCGGAGCGCCCTTCTACCGGGTCTACGAGTGCTCGGAAGGCGGGTACATGGCCGTCGGCGCGATCGAGCCACAGTTCTTCGCGCAGCTGCTCGCCGGGCTGGGCCTCTCGTCCGACGAGGTGCCCAACCAGTTCGACACGGGCCGTTACGACGAGATGAGGTCCCTCTTCACCGAACGCTTCGCGCGCAAGACCCGCGAGAAGTGGACGGCGGTGTTCGCGGGCACCGATGCGTGCGTGACCCCGGTGCTGACGTGGCGGGAGGCGTCGGTGGCCGAGCATCTCGTGGCCCGGTCGACCATCGTCACGCAGGACGGCGTCGACCAGGCTGCGCCCGCTCCGCGGTTCTCGCGCACCCCGTCCGGACCGCTGGGTCGGCCGCCCAGCGACACCACCGCGCTTGCCGACCTCGGATGGTGA
- a CDS encoding SRPBCC family protein produces the protein MAVRATRETVFDASPEAILDALADIEEVPSWSTLHRHTEVLDRHPDGRPHHVKATVKIMGVSDKELLEYHWGPDWVVWDATDTFQQRGQHGEYNLTRVGDQTMVRFDITVDVAAPIPQFLVTRAKKMVLDVAVDRLRCRVTRNHG, from the coding sequence ATGGCAGTGCGGGCCACACGGGAAACCGTGTTCGACGCCTCGCCCGAGGCGATCCTCGATGCCCTCGCCGACATCGAGGAGGTGCCGTCGTGGTCGACGCTGCACCGGCACACCGAGGTCCTCGACCGACACCCTGACGGCCGCCCGCACCACGTCAAGGCGACGGTGAAGATCATGGGTGTCAGCGACAAGGAACTCCTCGAATATCACTGGGGGCCCGACTGGGTGGTGTGGGACGCGACGGATACGTTCCAGCAGCGGGGACAGCACGGCGAGTACAACCTCACCAGGGTCGGGGATCAGACGATGGTGCGGTTCGACATCACCGTCGACGTCGCCGCTCCCATTCCACAGTTCCTCGTCACGCGCGCCAAGAAGATGGTCCTCGACGTGGCGGTCGACCGGCTCCGCTGCAGGGTGACCCGCAACCACGGTTGA
- a CDS encoding pyridoxal phosphate-dependent aminotransferase, giving the protein MTVSRLQPYAVTIFAEMSALAARIGAVNLGQGFPDEDGPAAMLKTAENAIADGVNQYPPGPGIAPLREAIAAQRKRLYDITYDPDTEVLVTVGATEAIAAAVIGLVEPGSEVLLIEPFYDSYSPVIAMAGCHRVAVPLVRDGRGFAIDVDALRAAVTPRTRALIVNSPHNPTGMVAADAELSAIAALAVEHDLLVITDEVYERLVFDGRRHLPLAGYPGMAERTLTISSAAKMFNVTGWKIGWVCGPADLIAGVRAAKQFLTYVGGAPFQPAVAEALDNEDAWTAALRDSFQAKRTRLSGALVDIGFDVLDSFGTYFLCADPRPLGYTDSTTFCAELPERAGVAAIPMSAFCDPDSDYLGDWNHLVRFAFCKRDDTMEEAIERLQVLKR; this is encoded by the coding sequence ATGACGGTCTCGCGACTCCAGCCCTATGCCGTGACCATCTTCGCCGAGATGTCGGCGTTGGCCGCACGGATCGGTGCGGTGAACCTCGGGCAGGGATTTCCCGACGAGGACGGCCCGGCGGCGATGTTGAAGACGGCGGAGAACGCCATCGCCGACGGCGTCAACCAGTACCCGCCGGGGCCGGGTATCGCGCCGCTTCGCGAGGCCATCGCGGCGCAACGCAAGCGGCTCTACGACATCACCTACGACCCCGACACCGAGGTGCTGGTCACCGTGGGAGCGACGGAGGCGATCGCGGCCGCCGTCATCGGACTGGTGGAACCCGGTTCCGAGGTGCTGTTGATCGAACCGTTCTATGACTCGTACTCCCCCGTGATCGCGATGGCCGGCTGTCACCGGGTGGCCGTACCGCTGGTTCGCGATGGACGCGGCTTCGCCATCGACGTCGACGCGCTTCGCGCTGCGGTCACGCCGCGCACCCGCGCGCTGATCGTCAATTCGCCGCACAACCCGACGGGCATGGTCGCGGCGGACGCCGAATTGTCCGCCATCGCCGCACTCGCCGTCGAGCACGACCTGCTGGTGATCACCGACGAGGTGTACGAGCGGTTGGTGTTCGACGGCCGTCGCCACCTGCCGCTCGCGGGCTACCCGGGCATGGCCGAGCGGACGCTCACGATCTCCAGCGCGGCGAAGATGTTCAACGTCACCGGGTGGAAGATCGGCTGGGTCTGCGGACCGGCCGACCTCATCGCCGGCGTACGGGCGGCCAAGCAGTTCCTCACCTACGTCGGCGGGGCGCCGTTTCAGCCTGCGGTCGCCGAGGCGCTCGACAACGAAGACGCCTGGACGGCTGCGCTACGAGACTCCTTCCAGGCCAAGCGAACTCGACTGTCGGGTGCACTCGTCGACATCGGGTTCGACGTGCTCGACAGCTTCGGCACCTACTTCCTGTGCGCCGATCCGCGACCGCTGGGCTACACCGACAGCACCACGTTCTGCGCCGAGCTACCCGAGCGGGCCGGCGTCGCGGCAATCCCGATGTCGGCGTTCTGCGATCCCGATTCCGATTACCTCGGCGACTGGAACCACTTGGTGCGCTTCGCCTTCTGCAAGCGTGACGACACCATGGAGGAGGCCATCGAGCGGCTGCAGGTGCTGAAGCGCTAA
- a CDS encoding alkene reductase, with protein MAYSLATDAALLAPVQIGGIVARNRMFMAPLTRSRAQADGTPSHLAARYYSQRAAAGLIISEATAVSAAANGAYLNTPGLYTDRHQGKWSEIARAVHAADGQMFVQLWHVGRMGHPDISGLQPVAPSAIAADVTTHTPSGKKPLPTPRALAIDEIAPIVEDFRAAARRAIDAGMDGVEIHGANGYLLHEFLSDVTNRRTDRYGGSAENRARLTAEIVEAVAAEIGADRVGLRISPGNGAGDMREVDEVAAYEALLTRLAPLDIAYLHVLIDPDVPAFGAIRGLWFGPLVLNTGREVETRFCQLEELAEWGVISAAAVGRAFLANPDLIDRLVVGAELNEPDVPTFYAPGPVGYVDYPTLAELEQPQTA; from the coding sequence ATGGCTTACTCGCTCGCAACCGACGCCGCACTACTCGCACCCGTTCAGATCGGCGGCATCGTCGCGCGCAACCGAATGTTCATGGCGCCCTTGACGCGATCCCGAGCGCAGGCGGACGGCACTCCCTCCCACCTGGCCGCCCGGTATTACTCCCAGCGCGCAGCTGCAGGGCTGATCATCTCCGAGGCCACCGCGGTGTCGGCCGCCGCCAACGGCGCCTACCTGAACACGCCGGGTCTCTACACCGACCGGCACCAGGGGAAGTGGTCCGAGATCGCGCGGGCCGTGCACGCCGCCGACGGTCAGATGTTCGTCCAGCTGTGGCACGTCGGGCGGATGGGTCACCCCGACATCAGCGGGCTGCAACCCGTCGCACCCTCGGCCATCGCCGCCGACGTGACGACTCATACGCCGTCGGGTAAGAAGCCGCTGCCGACGCCGCGCGCCCTGGCCATCGACGAGATCGCACCGATCGTCGAGGACTTCAGGGCTGCCGCCCGCCGCGCGATCGATGCCGGCATGGACGGCGTCGAGATCCACGGCGCCAACGGCTACCTCCTGCACGAGTTCCTCTCCGACGTCACCAATCGCCGGACCGATCGCTACGGCGGCTCGGCCGAGAACCGCGCCCGGCTGACCGCCGAGATCGTCGAAGCGGTCGCCGCCGAGATCGGCGCCGACCGGGTGGGGCTGCGCATCTCGCCGGGGAACGGTGCCGGCGACATGCGCGAGGTCGACGAGGTCGCCGCGTACGAGGCGCTGCTGACCCGGCTCGCGCCGCTGGACATCGCCTACCTGCACGTCCTCATCGATCCCGACGTGCCGGCCTTCGGCGCCATCCGCGGGCTGTGGTTCGGGCCGTTGGTGCTCAACACCGGCCGCGAGGTGGAGACCCGGTTCTGCCAGCTGGAGGAACTCGCCGAGTGGGGTGTGATCAGTGCTGCCGCGGTCGGGCGGGCCTTCCTTGCCAACCCCGACCTCATCGACCGGCTGGTCGTGGGTGCTGAGCTCAACGAGCCGGATGTCCCGACGTTCTACGCGCCGGGACCCGTTGGCTACGTGGACTATCCGACCCTGGCGGAGTTGGAGCAGCCGCAGACCGCCTAA
- a CDS encoding acetyl-CoA C-acetyltransferase — MSEEAFIYEAIRTPRGKQRNGSLNEVKPVNLVVGLIDEMRSRHPDLDENLISDVILGVVSPVGDQGGDIARTAALVAKLPETTGGFQLNRFCASGLEAVNIAAQKVRSGWDDLVIAGGVESMSRVPMGSDGGAWALDPETNYRIGFVPQGIGADLIATIEGFSREDVDAYAARSQEKAAAAWSGGYFAKSVVPVKDQNGLVILDHDEHMRPGSTVESLGKLKTAFDGIGAMGGFDDVALQKYHYVEKINHVHTGGNSSGIVDGAALVLVGSEAAGTSQGLTPRARIVATATSGADPVIMLTGPTPAARKVLDRAGLTVDDIDLFELNEAFASVVLKFQKDLNVPDEKLNVNGGAIAMGHPLGATGAMITGTMVDELERRGAKRALVTLCIGGGMGVATIIERV; from the coding sequence ATGTCCGAAGAAGCCTTCATCTACGAGGCGATCCGCACGCCTCGCGGCAAGCAACGCAACGGCTCGCTGAACGAAGTCAAGCCCGTCAACCTGGTGGTCGGCCTGATCGACGAGATGCGTAGCCGTCACCCCGACCTGGACGAGAACCTGATCAGCGACGTCATCCTCGGTGTCGTCTCACCCGTCGGCGATCAGGGCGGCGACATCGCCCGAACCGCTGCGCTGGTGGCAAAGCTGCCCGAGACCACCGGTGGGTTCCAACTCAACCGCTTCTGCGCCTCCGGCCTCGAAGCCGTCAACATCGCCGCCCAGAAGGTGCGCTCCGGCTGGGATGACCTCGTCATCGCCGGCGGCGTCGAGTCGATGAGCCGTGTTCCGATGGGCTCCGACGGCGGCGCGTGGGCGCTCGACCCCGAGACCAACTACCGCATCGGCTTCGTCCCACAGGGCATCGGCGCCGACCTGATCGCCACCATCGAGGGCTTCTCCCGCGAGGACGTCGACGCCTACGCCGCGCGCTCGCAGGAGAAGGCCGCGGCCGCATGGTCGGGCGGTTACTTCGCCAAGTCCGTCGTGCCGGTCAAGGATCAGAACGGTCTGGTCATCCTCGATCACGACGAGCACATGCGTCCCGGTTCGACGGTCGAGAGCCTCGGCAAGCTGAAGACCGCGTTCGACGGCATCGGCGCGATGGGCGGCTTCGACGACGTGGCGCTCCAGAAGTACCACTACGTCGAGAAGATCAACCACGTCCACACCGGCGGCAACAGCTCCGGCATCGTCGACGGTGCCGCGCTGGTGCTCGTCGGCTCCGAGGCCGCGGGCACGTCGCAGGGTCTGACCCCGCGCGCCCGCATCGTGGCCACCGCCACCAGCGGCGCCGATCCCGTCATCATGCTGACCGGCCCGACGCCTGCCGCCCGCAAGGTGTTGGACCGCGCCGGCCTGACGGTCGACGACATCGACCTGTTCGAGCTGAACGAGGCGTTCGCCTCGGTGGTGCTGAAGTTCCAGAAGGACCTCAACGTCCCCGACGAGAAGCTCAACGTCAACGGCGGCGCCATCGCGATGGGCCACCCGCTGGGTGCCACCGGCGCCATGATCACCGGAACCATGGTCGACGAGCTCGAGCGCCGCGGCGCCAAGCGCGCCCTCGTCACACTGTGCATCGGCGGCGGCATGGGTGTCGCGACCATCATCGAGAGGGTGTAA
- a CDS encoding 3-hydroxyacyl-CoA dehydrogenase NAD-binding domain-containing protein: MAENTIQWDKDADGIVTLTLDDPTGSANVMNEHYQQSMEKAVERLVSEADSVTGVVITSAKKTFFAGGDLKGMINLGPENAGEAFDMVEAVKRDLRKLETLGKPVVAAINGAALGGGLEIALACHHRIAADAKGSQIGLPEVTLGLLPGGGGVTRTVRMFGIQKAFMEILSQGTRFKPAKAKEIGLIDEVLPTVDELIPAAKAWIKANPDSHTQPWDAKGYKMPGGTPASPGLAGILPSFPALLKKQLKGAPMPAPRAILDAAVEGAQVDFDTASRIESRYFTQLVTGQVAKNMIQAFFLDLQSINSGGSRPDGIAKQEIRKIGVLGAGMMGAGIAYVSAKAGFDVVLKDVSIEAAEKGKGYSEKIEAKALERGKTTQEKSDALLARITPSADAADFAGVDFVVEAVFESVELKHKVFQEIEDVVEPNALLGSNTSTLPITGLAAGVKRQEDFIGIHFFSPVDKMPLVEIIKGEKTSDEALARVFDYTLAIGKTPIVVNDSRGFFTSRVIGTFVNEALAMLGEGVTPASIEQAGSQAGYPAPPLQLSDELNLELMHKIAVASRKGIEDAGGTYEPHPAEAVVEKMIEIGRPSRLKGAGFYEYADGKRVGLWPGLKETFAGPSGGQPPTIPLQDMIDRMLFAEALETQKCIDEGVLMTTADANIGSIMGIGFPPWTGGSAQYIVGYEGSHGTGKEAFVARAKELAAKYGERFEPPASLSN, encoded by the coding sequence ATGGCAGAGAACACCATTCAGTGGGACAAGGATGCCGACGGCATCGTGACCCTGACGCTGGACGACCCGACCGGGTCCGCCAACGTGATGAACGAGCACTACCAGCAGTCGATGGAGAAGGCCGTGGAACGCCTTGTCTCGGAAGCCGATTCGGTCACCGGCGTCGTCATCACCAGCGCGAAGAAGACCTTCTTCGCCGGCGGTGACCTCAAGGGCATGATCAACCTCGGCCCCGAGAACGCCGGCGAGGCCTTCGACATGGTCGAGGCCGTCAAGCGCGACCTGCGCAAGCTGGAAACCCTCGGCAAGCCCGTCGTCGCCGCCATCAACGGCGCTGCGCTCGGCGGCGGCCTGGAGATCGCGCTGGCGTGTCACCACCGCATCGCGGCCGACGCCAAGGGCAGCCAGATCGGCCTGCCCGAGGTCACCCTCGGCCTGCTGCCGGGCGGCGGCGGTGTCACCCGCACCGTGCGCATGTTCGGCATCCAGAAGGCGTTCATGGAGATCCTGAGCCAGGGCACCCGGTTCAAGCCGGCCAAGGCCAAGGAGATTGGGCTCATCGACGAGGTGCTGCCGACGGTCGACGAGCTCATCCCCGCCGCCAAGGCGTGGATCAAGGCCAACCCCGACAGTCACACCCAGCCGTGGGATGCCAAGGGCTACAAGATGCCTGGCGGCACCCCGGCGTCACCCGGACTCGCCGGCATCCTGCCGTCGTTCCCGGCACTCCTGAAGAAGCAGCTCAAGGGTGCGCCGATGCCCGCGCCGCGGGCGATCCTCGACGCGGCCGTCGAGGGCGCGCAGGTCGACTTCGACACCGCCAGCCGCATCGAAAGCCGGTACTTCACCCAGCTGGTCACCGGCCAGGTCGCCAAGAACATGATCCAGGCGTTCTTCCTTGATCTGCAGTCGATCAATTCGGGCGGCTCTCGTCCCGACGGCATCGCCAAGCAGGAGATCCGCAAGATCGGCGTGCTCGGCGCGGGCATGATGGGCGCCGGCATCGCCTACGTCTCGGCCAAGGCCGGTTTCGACGTCGTGCTCAAGGACGTCTCGATCGAGGCGGCCGAGAAGGGCAAGGGCTACTCCGAGAAGATCGAGGCCAAGGCGCTCGAGCGCGGTAAGACCACGCAGGAGAAGTCCGACGCATTGCTGGCCCGAATCACGCCGAGCGCCGACGCTGCGGACTTCGCCGGTGTCGACTTCGTCGTCGAGGCGGTCTTCGAGTCGGTTGAGTTGAAGCACAAGGTGTTCCAGGAGATCGAGGACGTCGTCGAGCCGAACGCACTGCTTGGGTCGAACACCTCGACGCTGCCGATCACCGGCCTCGCCGCCGGCGTGAAGCGCCAAGAGGACTTCATCGGCATCCACTTCTTCTCGCCGGTCGACAAGATGCCGCTGGTGGAGATCATCAAGGGGGAGAAGACCTCCGACGAGGCGCTGGCCCGCGTGTTCGACTACACGCTGGCCATCGGCAAGACTCCGATCGTCGTGAACGACAGCCGTGGCTTCTTCACCAGCCGCGTCATCGGCACGTTCGTCAACGAGGCACTGGCCATGCTGGGTGAGGGCGTCACGCCCGCCAGCATCGAGCAGGCGGGCAGCCAGGCCGGCTACCCGGCACCGCCGCTGCAGCTGTCCGACGAGCTGAATCTCGAACTGATGCACAAGATTGCCGTCGCATCGCGCAAGGGGATCGAGGACGCCGGCGGCACGTACGAGCCGCATCCCGCCGAGGCGGTCGTCGAGAAGATGATCGAGATCGGTCGTCCATCGCGTCTCAAGGGTGCGGGCTTCTACGAGTACGCCGACGGCAAGCGCGTCGGGCTGTGGCCGGGTCTGAAGGAGACCTTCGCCGGACCTTCGGGAGGGCAACCACCGACAATCCCGTTGCAGGACATGATCGATCGCATGCTCTTCGCCGAAGCGCTCGAGACGCAGAAGTGCATCGACGAGGGTGTGCTGATGACGACGGCCGACGCCAACATCGGCTCGATCATGGGGATCGGCTTCCCGCCGTGGACCGGTGGCTCGGCGCAGTACATCGTCGGCTACGAGGGTTCGCACGGCACCGGCAAGGAGGCCTTCGTGGCCCGTGCCAAGGAATTGGCCGCCAAGTACGGCGAACGCTTCGAACCGCCTGCTTCGCTCAGCAACTAA